In Candidatus Epulonipiscium sp., a single genomic region encodes these proteins:
- a CDS encoding Na+/H+ antiporter subunit E, producing MWKRTFIFFVLMLLFSMMISAEFDIQHIFASMIITLIVVWFWRDLNPRLPIILSLKELALLGRCLIFLVGYIIESNVLVAKTLLFSNPAVSPVFVVMQPHIKSNWGRILLATCITITPGTVTIDIDPETGRFIVHALTKENAMGLPHWRMIDEIRKLEIGIQKRREKYAVDTSRAHDADSSGTL from the coding sequence ATGTGGAAACGAACATTTATTTTCTTTGTCTTAATGCTGCTTTTTAGTATGATGATTTCTGCAGAGTTTGATATACAGCATATTTTTGCCAGTATGATTATTACCTTAATTGTTGTTTGGTTTTGGAGGGATCTTAATCCAAGGCTGCCTATTATACTTTCCTTAAAGGAACTGGCACTTCTTGGGCGTTGTCTTATATTCTTAGTAGGTTATATTATCGAATCTAATGTTCTTGTAGCTAAAACTTTGTTATTTTCTAATCCGGCGGTAAGTCCTGTATTTGTAGTGATGCAGCCTCATATTAAAAGTAATTGGGGAAGAATACTACTTGCCACCTGTATTACTATTACCCCAGGCACGGTAACTATCGATATTGATCCTGAAACCGGCAGGTTTATTGTTCATGCCCTTACAAAAGAAAATGCGATGGGCCTACCCCATTGGAGGATGATTGATGAGATTAGAAAATTGGAGATAGGAATACAAAAAAGGAGGGAGAAGTATGCAGTGGATACTAGCAGGGCTCATGATGCTGATTCTTCTGGTACTTTGTAG